From the Halalkalicoccus sp. CGA53 genome, one window contains:
- a CDS encoding competence/damage-inducible protein A has translation MKVAVVAIGDEILAGDTLNTNANWLAGRLGARGVRVERMTVIPDRIDEIAAVVGEYAERYDAVLTTGGLGPTHDDLTMEGVAAAFGIEVEENEEALRWLTEEGGYARDDLTTGTADLPADARPLHNDAGVAPGAVVENVYVLPGVPSEMEAMFESIEAEFEGEATYSRSVVTSEPESGLLDRIEEVRERFDVAIGSYPSETVRLKVSGTDEAAVEAAVDWLVERVDVVEEPEE, from the coding sequence ATGAAGGTCGCAGTCGTCGCCATCGGCGACGAGATCCTCGCCGGGGACACGCTGAACACGAACGCGAACTGGCTCGCGGGCAGGCTGGGTGCGCGAGGCGTTCGCGTCGAGCGGATGACCGTGATCCCCGACCGGATCGACGAGATCGCGGCCGTGGTCGGGGAGTACGCCGAACGGTACGACGCGGTGCTCACCACCGGGGGGCTGGGACCGACCCATGACGACCTGACGATGGAGGGCGTCGCCGCCGCCTTCGGCATCGAGGTCGAAGAGAACGAAGAGGCGCTCCGTTGGCTCACCGAGGAGGGCGGCTACGCCAGAGACGACCTGACGACGGGCACCGCGGACCTCCCCGCGGACGCGCGCCCGCTCCACAACGACGCGGGCGTCGCGCCGGGCGCGGTGGTGGAGAACGTCTACGTGCTGCCCGGCGTGCCCTCGGAGATGGAGGCGATGTTCGAGTCGATCGAGGCGGAGTTCGAGGGCGAGGCCACCTACAGCCGGAGCGTCGTGACGAGCGAACCGGAGAGCGGGCTCCTCGATCGGATCGAGGAGGTACGCGAGCGCTTCGACGTGGCGATCGGGAGCTACCCCTCCGAGACGGTTCGACTGAAGGTCTCGGGGACCGACGAGGCGGCGGTCGAGGCGGCGGTCGACTGGCTGGTCGAACGGGTCGACGTGGTCGAGGAGCCGGAGGAGTGA
- a CDS encoding DUF5803 family protein, producing MNRRLTATLAVAVLLILSGCAGLGSTTSEDGLAAEPTEEYPWESDRDGTIVIGDGEYRAVYRVENQSTVLLYQSTRYGDDRPIPVESIRFQYEDGTVVDYDSGEIEVDESRTAVTVELPAEDGKLAYTGSTRSRNFDTRTVVPGSYEVVLPPGYRADNFILGTIRPGGYEQTIEDDRVHLTWEEVGSSTISLRYYQERDVTLFTGLVVVASAGALIALARVRKQIKELQRKREEAGLDIDIEDDRDDPPPGMR from the coding sequence ATGAACCGTCGGCTCACGGCCACGCTCGCGGTCGCCGTCCTACTCATCCTCTCGGGGTGTGCGGGTCTCGGCTCGACCACCAGCGAGGACGGACTGGCCGCGGAGCCGACCGAGGAGTACCCCTGGGAGAGCGACCGGGACGGGACGATCGTGATCGGTGACGGGGAGTACCGCGCGGTGTATCGAGTAGAGAACCAGTCGACGGTGTTGCTCTACCAGTCGACGCGCTACGGCGACGACCGGCCGATCCCCGTCGAGTCGATCCGGTTCCAGTACGAGGACGGCACGGTCGTCGACTACGACTCCGGCGAGATCGAGGTCGACGAGAGCCGGACGGCGGTGACGGTCGAGCTCCCCGCCGAGGACGGCAAACTCGCCTACACCGGGAGCACCCGCTCGCGGAACTTCGACACTCGGACCGTGGTCCCCGGCTCCTACGAGGTGGTCCTCCCGCCGGGCTACCGTGCCGATAACTTCATTCTCGGGACGATCAGGCCGGGCGGCTACGAGCAGACGATCGAAGACGACCGGGTCCACCTTACCTGGGAGGAGGTCGGATCGAGCACGATCAGCCTGCGTTACTACCAGGAGCGCGACGTCACCCTGTTCACCGGGCTGGTCGTCGTCGCCTCGGCCGGGGCGCTGATCGCGCTCGCCCGTGTCAGAAAGCAGATCAAGGAGCTCCAGAGAAAGCGCGAGGAAGCCGGGCTCGACATCGACATCGAGGACGACCGGGACGACCCGCCGCCGGGAATGCGGTAG